The Streptomyces pratensis genomic interval TCCGGTATCGAGAGCCCTTCGACGAAGCCCAGGTCCGCCTCTCCCGCCAGGAGGCGCAGGGCGACGACCGCCGAGTTGCCCGCGAGAAGGGACACGGCGGTCCCGGGCCGCGCGGCCCGCAGCGCGATCAGCCAGCCCGGCAGCAGGTACTCCGCGATGGTCATGCTCGCCGCGACCCGCAGCCTGGAGTCGCGCCGGTCCCTCAACGCCTGGGCTCCCGCGTCGAACGCCTCCGCCGCCTCGACGACCCTGCGCGCCCAGTCGGTGACGAGCGCGCCCGCGTCGGTCAGCCGGGATCCGCGCGGTGAGCGGTCCAGGAGCGCGACGCCGAGCTGCCGCTCCATCGACCGGATGCGGCCGGACGCGGCGGGCTGGCTGATGCCGACCTCGCGCGCCGCCCGGCCCAGACTCCCGTGCCGCGCGACGGCGAGCAGCAGCACCATGGCTCCGAGGTCGGGCACACGGTGGGACAGGGAGGGGGGCGGAGGCACGGGGCTGGACATAAGGCCAGCCTATGACCTCATAGCCCGGTGCTCCCTGGTGGGCGGCGGTCCGGTCACCGAG includes:
- a CDS encoding LysR family transcriptional regulator, translated to MSSPVPPPPSLSHRVPDLGAMVLLLAVARHGSLGRAAREVGISQPAASGRIRSMERQLGVALLDRSPRGSRLTDAGALVTDWARRVVEAAEAFDAGAQALRDRRDSRLRVAASMTIAEYLLPGWLIALRAARPGTAVSLLAGNSAVVALRLLAGEADLGFVEGLSIPEGLDGTVIAHDRLVVVVAPSHPWARRRGLTPGELAGTPLILRERGSGTRQVLDAALAVHGGLAPPLLELSSTTAVKGAAESGAGPCVLSELALGEELSARRLVKVPVAGVRLRRQLRAVWPAGHRPTGPARDLLSLTSGEAREP